TCTTGTTGATGGTTCATAAAATAATGTAGCTAATAGTTTACCTTCACATATATGAGAATATTTTGACGGATTGTCAATTATTTTTTGAGCTAATTCTAATATTTCATCTATTTCTTCTATTGAAAAGTCTTCTGGTTGGATTAAATTTCTTGATTTTAACATCTTTCGTCCTCCTTTTTTAGCCTCTCTGAACTAAAATTAAAAGTATTTTTGTACTGTTAGTAGCTTATCACCTTTGCCTTATCCTGTCAAGGTATTGCGCAAATAATCATTATCTGGAAAGAATACTATTTAATAGTAATATTAATACAAATCCACATCAAAATTTAAGATAATACAAAAACACTCTATATTGCATTTAACATATAATCATTTTAGGTTTCCTGATTAAATTAAATATAATATAGAGCATTTGTATTTATGTATTTATCAACTTGTTATAGTACAAATCGATTATAAGATTCTTTTTGCTGTAACAAATCTTGCTGTATAGTATGCTGAATTTATACTAGTTACACGAACTGTTTTTCCTGTTGATGGTGAATGTATCATATTACCCCCACCTACATATATACCAACATGACTAACAGAACCAGAACCATTAGTTGTAAAGAATACTAAGTCTCCTGGCTGTAAATTTGCCTTACTTACAGTTTGTCCATAATTAGATTGTGCCTTAGATGTTCTTGGAATCTTCTTTCCTACTGCATTTCTGTATACATATTGTGTAAATCCTGAACAGTCAAAAGTATTTGGCCCTTCTGCTCCCCAAACATATGGGCAACCTTGTTTAGAATAAGCCAAATTAAGTACAGCTTGAACTGCATTAGAGTTAGCTGTTGGCACATTTGAATTATTGTTTTGTTGATTGTCATTTGTATTGTTTTGTTGATTGTTATTTGTATTTGTAGAATCTCCATTTTGAGTAACATTTTGGTCTACTTGTGGCTCTTCTATTACTGGAGCTTTATCAGTTACATAAGATGATTTTACATATCCTTCTGCTTCTCCATCTTTAACTTTCAGCCAAT
This sequence is a window from Clostridioides difficile. Protein-coding genes within it:
- a CDS encoding NlpC/P60 family protein, whose translation is MKKKILIPVFASVMALSISSIVNADEINDSSQNKDDKTNTELNLGEYKEVKYKVARIKDGVAIKIREEGQVQNIAYSGDEFTVLGIQGEWVKVKVEDGEGWLATRYVDISEGVGYTNADKVNLRKDKSENSEVIGELEKGSSLLVLEENGDWLKVKDGEAEGYVKSSYVTDKAPVIEEPQVDQNVTQNGDSTNTNNNQQNNTNDNQQNNNSNVPTANSNAVQAVLNLAYSKQGCPYVWGAEGPNTFDCSGFTQYVYRNAVGKKIPRTSKAQSNYGQTVSKANLQPGDLVFFTTNGSGSVSHVGIYVGGGNMIHSPSTGKTVRVTSINSAYYTARFVTAKRIL